Proteins encoded by one window of Roseibium sp. Sym1:
- a CDS encoding Ni/Fe hydrogenase subunit alpha, with protein sequence MSESRLIEISPVTRVEGHGKVTIHLNADNEVDEARLHIVEFRGFERFIRGRLMWEVPVIVQRLCGICPVSHHLAAAKAMDMIAGVDQLTPTAEKMRRLMHYGQVMQSHVLHFFHLAAPDLLFGFGAPAEKRNIFEVIKEQPELGKRAVLMRKYGQEIIEATAGKKIHGTGAIPGGINRNLSTERRDHFLASIDEMIAWAQDAVKLARDYTLEHEDLVSEFGSFPSNYMSLVRESDGALDLYHGTLRALSSTGDTIFDQVPYTRYHELIVEDVRSWSYMKFPFIKTLGPDAGWYRVGPLARMNTASFIDTPLANAALADLKAVTCGTPNNSTLANHWARMIEVLHCVEKIRELLNDPDLQGSDLVVTGDRREEGIGVIEAPRGNLIHHYKVDEHDQVTYCNLIVSTTHNNEGMNRAVKDVAVKHLSGREKITEGMLNHVEVAIRAYDPCLSCATHALGQMPLQVELFGADGTLVDSQTQCV encoded by the coding sequence CCGACAACGAGGTCGACGAGGCCCGGCTGCACATAGTCGAGTTCCGCGGTTTCGAGCGGTTTATCCGCGGACGGCTGATGTGGGAAGTGCCGGTGATCGTGCAGCGGCTCTGCGGCATCTGTCCGGTCAGCCATCACCTTGCGGCGGCAAAGGCCATGGACATGATCGCCGGTGTCGACCAACTCACACCGACGGCGGAAAAGATGCGCCGGCTGATGCATTACGGCCAGGTGATGCAGTCCCACGTGCTGCACTTCTTCCACCTGGCCGCGCCGGATCTCCTGTTCGGCTTCGGCGCGCCGGCGGAGAAACGCAACATCTTCGAGGTGATCAAGGAGCAGCCCGAGCTGGGCAAACGCGCCGTCCTGATGCGCAAATACGGCCAGGAGATCATCGAGGCGACGGCCGGCAAGAAGATCCACGGCACCGGCGCCATTCCGGGCGGCATCAACCGCAACCTGTCCACCGAGCGCCGCGATCATTTCCTCGCCTCCATCGACGAAATGATCGCGTGGGCGCAGGATGCGGTGAAGCTTGCCCGCGATTACACGCTCGAGCACGAGGACCTGGTCTCCGAGTTCGGCTCGTTTCCGTCCAACTACATGTCGCTGGTGCGCGAGAGCGACGGGGCTCTCGATCTCTATCACGGCACTCTGAGGGCGCTCAGCTCGACCGGCGACACGATCTTCGACCAGGTGCCCTACACCAGGTATCACGAGCTGATCGTCGAGGACGTGCGCTCCTGGTCCTACATGAAGTTCCCCTTCATCAAGACACTCGGTCCCGACGCCGGCTGGTATCGGGTCGGGCCGCTGGCACGCATGAACACGGCCAGCTTCATCGACACGCCGCTGGCCAATGCGGCGCTTGCGGACCTGAAGGCGGTCACCTGTGGCACGCCGAACAACTCGACCCTTGCCAATCACTGGGCGCGCATGATCGAGGTGCTGCATTGTGTCGAGAAGATCCGCGAGCTCCTGAACGATCCGGACCTGCAGGGATCCGACCTGGTTGTCACCGGAGACCGGCGCGAGGAAGGTATCGGCGTCATCGAGGCGCCGCGGGGCAACCTCATTCATCACTACAAGGTCGACGAGCACGACCAGGTCACCTATTGCAACCTGATCGTCTCCACGACCCACAACAACGAGGGCATGAACCGGGCGGTGAAAGACGTGGCGGTCAAGCATCTCTCCGGCAGGGAGAAGATCACCGAGGGCATGCTCAACCATGTCGAGGTCGCCATCCGAGCCTATGACCCGTGCCTCTCCTGCGCCACCCACGCGCTCGGCCAGATGCCGCTGCAGGTGGAACTTTTCGGTGCCGACGGCACGCTGGTCGACAGCCAGACACAGTGCGTGTGA
- a CDS encoding hydrogenase maturation protease, translating to MLLIGYGNPGRGDDGLGPAFSEGMAARALPGLEVDTDYQLVAEHALAVSGHDLVIFADAEMGGEEAFSFREIAPGAPDVLGSHSLVPETVLALAETLYGACPKAFVLGISGYEYGEVKEGLSEKAGANLAAAEAFFLDWLAGEISSRHAAHA from the coding sequence ATGCTGCTGATCGGCTACGGCAATCCGGGGCGCGGGGACGACGGGCTGGGGCCGGCCTTTTCCGAAGGCATGGCCGCGCGCGCTTTGCCGGGTCTTGAGGTCGATACCGACTACCAGCTGGTTGCCGAACATGCGCTGGCGGTTTCAGGCCATGACCTCGTGATCTTCGCGGATGCGGAGATGGGCGGCGAGGAAGCCTTTTCCTTCCGGGAAATCGCGCCGGGCGCTCCGGACGTGCTCGGAAGTCACAGCCTGGTTCCCGAAACGGTGCTGGCGCTCGCCGAAACGCTCTATGGTGCATGTCCGAAAGCCTTTGTGCTCGGCATTTCCGGGTATGAGTATGGTGAGGTGAAAGAGGGGCTGTCGGAGAAAGCCGGTGCAAACCTGGCAGCGGCGGAAGCCTTTTTTCTGGACTGGTTAGCCGGCGAAATATCTTCGCGCCACGCCGCCCACGCATGA
- a CDS encoding amphi-Trp domain-containing protein, protein MMERKGRFRHQSLQDRKSIQKLLDAVKRGIAKGELEFGDDTGEITLEPRGLITLRVTATQEDDQSRLDLRLTWTNDTENGRDSGKLKVKGG, encoded by the coding sequence ATGATGGAACGCAAGGGCCGGTTCCGGCACCAGTCTCTCCAGGACAGGAAGTCGATCCAGAAACTGCTCGACGCGGTCAAGCGGGGCATTGCCAAGGGTGAGCTCGAGTTCGGCGACGACACCGGCGAGATCACCCTGGAGCCCAGGGGCCTGATCACCCTGCGTGTCACCGCCACCCAGGAGGACGACCAGTCCCGCCTCGACCTGCGCCTCACCTGGACCAACGACACCGAAAACGGCAGGGACAGCGGCAAGCTGAAGGTCAAGGGCGGGTAG
- a CDS encoding metallophosphoesterase, producing the protein MMTDTPLSPLLPPIACTNSRDLDLPESCVPWPIEKGHDLPIACNNAPDLVTSLAKANELGPWDWPARPVIFISDLHADAESLLRSLVAARAIIRTGTGLTEFELTPFGRSCQIIIGGDCLDKGPSNLDLLDALAVLMKSTDVVLLAGNHDLRLFLGLEALTVKRSSLNAHMFVRMGKKVMPLLKEIFDRHVDASSALDHLPDEMDCLRLMVPGRKWTKQFPKAAAAYMNDAAIRKEMQRLKKKTDKFADHAAEVGLSIRELFAAALKCRELFIEPDGRYAWLFRQMKAVHQSGSLLFVHAGIDDQMSAQISKKGVDHVNRRFRKESRKDPFVFYSGTIANLMRTKYRDVDHPLTEAGVEELHLAGIKLLVQGHINRHCGQELTSRQGLLHLEADITLDRHSRSSEGLDGIGTGATIISPSGNILGLSRDYPHAKLFDPVEILKQHGVSR; encoded by the coding sequence ATGATGACGGACACGCCCCTGAGCCCCCTGCTGCCGCCGATTGCCTGCACCAACAGCCGGGACCTGGACCTGCCCGAGAGCTGTGTGCCCTGGCCGATCGAAAAGGGACACGACCTGCCTATTGCCTGCAACAACGCGCCGGACCTCGTCACCAGCCTTGCCAAAGCCAATGAGCTCGGTCCCTGGGACTGGCCGGCAAGGCCGGTGATCTTCATTTCCGATCTGCATGCCGATGCCGAGAGCCTGTTGCGCTCCCTCGTGGCGGCGCGGGCGATCATCCGCACGGGCACGGGCCTGACGGAGTTCGAGCTCACGCCCTTCGGGCGGAGCTGCCAGATCATCATCGGCGGCGACTGCCTCGACAAGGGCCCGAGCAATCTTGACCTGCTCGACGCCCTGGCCGTCCTGATGAAATCCACGGACGTGGTGCTGCTCGCCGGCAATCACGACCTCCGGCTTTTTCTCGGTCTGGAAGCGCTCACCGTGAAGCGCAGCTCGCTCAACGCACACATGTTCGTGCGCATGGGCAAGAAGGTGATGCCGCTGCTGAAGGAGATCTTCGACCGCCATGTCGATGCATCCTCGGCCTTGGACCACCTTCCGGACGAAATGGACTGCCTGCGCCTGATGGTGCCCGGCAGGAAATGGACGAAGCAGTTCCCGAAGGCGGCCGCGGCCTACATGAACGACGCCGCGATCCGCAAGGAGATGCAACGCCTGAAGAAAAAGACCGACAAGTTCGCGGACCACGCCGCCGAAGTCGGCCTGTCGATCCGGGAGCTTTTTGCCGCGGCGCTGAAATGCCGGGAGCTGTTCATCGAGCCTGATGGCCGTTACGCGTGGCTGTTTCGGCAGATGAAGGCCGTGCACCAGAGCGGATCGCTGCTGTTCGTCCATGCCGGCATCGACGACCAGATGTCCGCCCAGATCTCGAAAAAGGGCGTCGATCACGTCAACCGGCGCTTCCGGAAGGAAAGCCGCAAGGATCCCTTTGTCTTCTATTCCGGCACGATCGCCAACCTGATGCGGACCAAGTACCGGGATGTCGATCACCCGCTGACCGAGGCCGGTGTCGAGGAGCTTCATCTGGCGGGCATCAAGCTCCTGGTCCAGGGTCACATCAACCGCCACTGCGGTCAGGAACTGACCTCCAGACAGGGCCTCCTGCACCTGGAGGCCGACATCACCCTTGACCGCCACTCCAGAAGCTCCGAAGGTCTGGACGGCATCGGCACCGGGGCAACGATCATCTCGCCCAGCGGCAATATTCTCGGCCTCAGCCGGGACTATCCGCATGCCAAACTGTTCGACCCGGTTGAGATCCTGAAGCAGCACGGAGTGTCGCGATGA
- a CDS encoding histidine phosphatase family protein: MTNRFAILVRHGAYHQKPGTPSALQPFQLTDAGRRQAADAGHEIAALAADHGWRLVPEVLCSRQQRAWQTATLLGQSLSEATGADVTVTEHEALAERSVGAFANLTIPEIEQVLAEDPRYTPPPEDWKSNSHYRLPAQGAESLLEAGARVAAFLETRLDALAAHPGVTAQVFVGHGAAFRHAAHHLGVLAFDDIRKVSMHHARPVVVSFSPDAGWSHVAGAWKQRQVLETALD; the protein is encoded by the coding sequence ATGACCAACCGTTTTGCAATCCTCGTGCGGCACGGCGCCTATCACCAGAAACCCGGCACGCCGAGCGCGCTGCAGCCGTTTCAGCTGACCGATGCCGGCAGGCGGCAGGCCGCCGACGCGGGCCACGAAATTGCGGCCCTTGCCGCAGACCATGGCTGGCGCCTCGTGCCGGAGGTGCTGTGTTCGCGCCAGCAGCGCGCCTGGCAGACGGCCACGCTTCTCGGCCAATCCCTGTCCGAAGCTACGGGAGCGGACGTCACCGTGACCGAGCACGAGGCGCTTGCCGAGCGCAGTGTCGGCGCCTTTGCCAACCTGACCATCCCCGAGATCGAACAGGTGCTTGCCGAGGATCCGCGCTACACGCCGCCCCCCGAAGACTGGAAATCGAACAGCCATTACAGGCTTCCCGCCCAGGGAGCCGAAAGCCTGCTGGAGGCCGGCGCGCGCGTGGCCGCCTTCCTGGAGACTCGGCTCGACGCGCTGGCAGCCCACCCCGGGGTGACCGCGCAGGTCTTTGTCGGCCATGGAGCGGCCTTCCGCCATGCCGCGCACCATCTCGGCGTGCTCGCTTTCGACGACATCCGCAAGGTCAGCATGCACCACGCAAGACCCGTTGTCGTGAGTTTCAGCCCGGACGCGGGCTGGTCGCATGTCGCCGGCGCCTGGAAACAGCGTCAGGTTCTGGAAACCGCACTGGACTGA
- a CDS encoding HprK-related kinase B — protein MTGISVQDVVDALAPVRETQASDPVCLTVGGLVIEVRCMSDTLLAELLRYFQHVISAPSEPDLTVHVLGEADLPFTVAYTDWAREPGKTGRKDAVCDLDNGRMVLKVRTGVQFLQAPGWAIAFGPTKDYPNQVINFVNTQILNHFQRQGWVACHAAAVRMADKGLAISGLSGGGKSTTMLRLMEIAGTHYVTNDRLLVRNAGNRTDALGIPKLPRINPGTIVTNARLAGLIDEEREEELRNLEPDELWHLEEKYDLFIDDIYGPGRISHDAGLTDFWVLNWSRDSVEPTNVRQVNLENRPDLLTAIMKSPGPFFQGTNGMFWTDHSEMDTPAYLNALRDVQVWEVTGNIDFDALFHAGADLLGQKP, from the coding sequence ATGACCGGCATCAGCGTTCAGGACGTTGTCGATGCGCTCGCGCCGGTACGCGAGACCCAGGCCTCAGACCCGGTGTGTCTCACTGTCGGCGGGCTGGTCATTGAAGTCCGCTGCATGTCGGACACGCTGCTGGCCGAACTCCTGCGCTACTTCCAGCACGTCATTTCCGCACCCTCGGAACCGGACCTGACCGTCCATGTCCTGGGCGAAGCCGACCTGCCCTTCACGGTGGCCTACACCGACTGGGCCCGGGAACCGGGCAAGACCGGGCGCAAGGATGCCGTCTGCGACCTGGACAACGGGCGCATGGTGCTGAAGGTGCGCACCGGCGTGCAATTCCTGCAGGCGCCCGGCTGGGCGATCGCCTTCGGTCCGACGAAGGATTATCCCAACCAGGTGATCAACTTCGTCAATACCCAGATCCTCAACCATTTCCAGCGGCAGGGATGGGTCGCCTGCCACGCGGCCGCGGTTCGCATGGCTGACAAGGGACTGGCCATTTCCGGCCTCTCCGGCGGCGGCAAGTCGACGACCATGCTGCGCCTGATGGAAATCGCCGGAACGCACTATGTCACCAATGACCGTCTGCTGGTGCGCAATGCCGGCAACCGCACCGACGCGCTCGGCATCCCAAAGCTGCCGCGCATCAATCCGGGCACCATCGTCACCAATGCCCGCCTTGCCGGCCTCATCGACGAGGAACGCGAGGAAGAGCTGCGCAATCTCGAACCGGACGAACTCTGGCACCTGGAAGAAAAATACGACCTCTTCATCGACGACATCTACGGCCCGGGCCGGATTTCCCATGACGCAGGGCTGACCGATTTCTGGGTGCTGAACTGGTCTCGGGACAGCGTGGAACCGACAAATGTCCGCCAGGTCAACCTGGAGAACCGGCCCGACCTCCTCACCGCGATCATGAAAAGTCCGGGCCCGTTCTTTCAGGGCACCAATGGTATGTTCTGGACGGACCACTCGGAAATGGATACGCCGGCCTATCTGAACGCATTAAGGGACGTGCAGGTCTGGGAAGTCACGGGCAACATTGATTTCGACGCCCTGTTCCACGCAGGGGCCGATCTCCTGGGGCAGAAACCATGA
- a CDS encoding GAK system ATP-grasp enzyme, which produces MTDLKIGVIGIPGKWSTEVLADALEKETGYRCVVDMADVALDLENRALMSGATDLCKLDGLVIKKISQQYSPATLDRLEMLRVAEAAGVRVFSSTQSILGLVNRLSCTVTLANAGMPMPATCVTESVDLALAAVRRFGGAVFKPLFSTKARGMSLMDGGEDEAALRRKIEAFKADNPVMYLQQKVNLSGRDLGMVFLGGKYLGTYARVAQTDSWNTTILHGGKYEPFEPDADLVELARRAQAPFELDFTTVDVGLTDAGPVIFEVSAFGGFRGALEGASIDAATLYANHVIERVRA; this is translated from the coding sequence TTGACTGACCTGAAAATCGGCGTCATCGGCATTCCGGGAAAGTGGTCGACCGAGGTTCTCGCCGATGCACTGGAAAAGGAAACCGGCTACCGCTGCGTGGTCGACATGGCCGATGTTGCGCTCGATCTGGAAAACCGCGCGCTGATGTCAGGGGCCACCGACCTCTGCAAGCTCGATGGCCTGGTGATCAAGAAGATCAGCCAACAGTACAGTCCGGCGACACTTGACCGGCTTGAGATGCTGCGCGTCGCCGAAGCCGCGGGCGTGAGGGTCTTTTCGTCCACGCAGTCCATCCTCGGCCTTGTCAACCGCCTGAGCTGCACCGTGACGCTCGCCAATGCCGGCATGCCGATGCCGGCGACCTGCGTCACGGAAAGCGTCGACCTGGCTCTTGCCGCCGTGCGGCGCTTCGGTGGCGCGGTGTTCAAGCCGCTGTTCTCCACCAAGGCCCGCGGCATGTCGCTGATGGATGGCGGCGAAGACGAAGCGGCGCTCCGGCGGAAGATCGAGGCCTTCAAGGCCGACAACCCGGTGATGTACCTGCAGCAGAAGGTCAATCTTTCGGGCCGCGATCTCGGCATGGTGTTCCTCGGCGGCAAATACCTTGGCACCTATGCCCGCGTCGCCCAGACCGACAGCTGGAACACGACCATTCTCCATGGCGGCAAATACGAGCCCTTCGAACCGGATGCGGATCTGGTCGAGCTGGCCCGGCGCGCCCAGGCGCCCTTCGAGCTCGATTTCACCACGGTTGACGTCGGACTGACGGATGCCGGCCCGGTCATCTTCGAAGTCTCCGCCTTTGGCGGCTTCAGGGGCGCGCTCGAGGGCGCCTCCATCGACGCGGCAACGCTTTACGCAAACCACGTGATTGAAAGGGTGCGCGCATGA
- a CDS encoding phosphotransferase: MTNIPKIIRENLHFLCAEIDGQLIQLEAFFKEPTAATARRIMDRAGYAHNLKTRILAACVRQMSGAKTTNRKHITLRSLELIASDLQRLSNLARQSLHHVEQIEEFEALEPQRYPAIVKRVRGGVARIEQALVSGDSELAIGIGQLQDRIEADYRKLFKTYTREMRNTKIRPADIANSLLVASEIQRMGDSLRSISEALISANIGQAVNFERYFALQSLMSDLDGPGGDLTVETIAETRSGSSISAIKDRKTEEVAAVFKDGEKSKVKEERQGVKSWHSIYPGLAPKILSYEKGDRSAALLIEHLPGQTFEHIVLSGNETLCTCALKRLNRTLRDIWKQTRTGEPAELASMQQLARRLGDVRRVHPEFKDRKVSFSGEVLPSFDKLIDQAAERETRVPAPFSVHIHGDFNVDNILYDPGEDRVHFIDLHRSRYMDYVQDVSVFMVSNYRLQVLDRETRRRIMQVSQDFYKSARGFARKQGDATFEYRLALGLARSFASSTRFIFDKSHARRMWLRARYLIEQALACPPGDEARFRLQMKELFVD, encoded by the coding sequence ATGACTAACATACCGAAGATTATCCGTGAAAATCTCCATTTCCTGTGCGCGGAGATTGACGGTCAGCTGATCCAGCTTGAGGCCTTCTTCAAGGAGCCGACGGCTGCGACCGCGCGCCGGATCATGGACCGGGCCGGATATGCCCATAACCTGAAGACGCGCATCCTCGCCGCCTGCGTGCGCCAGATGAGCGGCGCGAAGACGACCAACCGCAAACACATCACCCTGCGCAGCCTGGAACTGATCGCCTCCGACCTGCAGCGCCTGTCCAACCTGGCACGCCAGTCCCTGCACCATGTCGAGCAGATCGAAGAGTTCGAAGCGCTGGAGCCGCAGCGTTACCCGGCCATCGTCAAACGGGTCCGCGGCGGAGTTGCCCGCATCGAGCAGGCACTTGTCAGCGGCGACAGTGAGTTGGCGATCGGGATCGGCCAGCTTCAGGACAGGATCGAGGCCGACTACCGCAAGCTGTTCAAGACCTACACCCGGGAGATGCGCAACACGAAAATCCGGCCGGCCGACATCGCCAACAGCCTGCTGGTCGCCAGCGAGATCCAGCGCATGGGCGACTCGCTGCGCTCGATCAGCGAGGCCCTGATCTCCGCCAATATCGGCCAGGCGGTCAATTTCGAACGCTATTTCGCGCTTCAGAGCCTGATGTCGGACCTGGACGGACCGGGCGGCGACCTGACCGTCGAGACCATTGCCGAGACCCGCTCCGGCAGTTCCATCTCGGCCATCAAGGACCGCAAGACCGAAGAGGTCGCGGCGGTCTTCAAGGACGGTGAGAAAAGCAAGGTGAAGGAAGAGCGCCAGGGGGTGAAAAGCTGGCACTCGATCTATCCGGGCCTTGCCCCGAAGATCCTGTCCTACGAGAAAGGCGACCGGTCCGCAGCCCTTCTGATCGAACATCTGCCCGGCCAGACGTTCGAACATATCGTCCTGAGCGGAAACGAGACCCTTTGCACCTGCGCACTCAAGCGACTCAACCGGACACTCCGGGACATCTGGAAACAGACCAGGACCGGCGAACCGGCGGAACTGGCCAGCATGCAACAGCTTGCCAGGAGGCTCGGGGACGTGCGCCGGGTCCATCCGGAATTCAAGGACCGCAAGGTCAGCTTCTCCGGCGAGGTCCTGCCGTCATTCGACAAGCTGATCGACCAGGCCGCCGAACGGGAGACCAGGGTCCCCGCACCGTTCTCGGTCCATATCCACGGCGACTTCAATGTCGACAACATCCTTTACGACCCCGGCGAGGACCGGGTCCATTTCATCGACCTGCACCGGTCGCGCTACATGGACTATGTTCAGGATGTCTCGGTGTTCATGGTCTCCAACTACCGGCTGCAGGTGCTCGACCGCGAGACGCGCCGGCGGATCATGCAGGTCTCCCAGGACTTCTACAAATCCGCCAGGGGGTTTGCCCGCAAGCAGGGCGACGCGACGTTCGAATACCGGCTGGCGCTCGGACTTGCCCGGTCCTTCGCCAGTTCCACCCGGTTCATTTTCGACAAGTCCCATGCAAGGCGGATGTGGCTGCGCGCCCGCTACCTGATCGAACAGGCGCTTGCCTGCCCGCCCGGCGATGAAGCCCGCTTCCGGCTTCAGATGAAGGAGCTCTTCGTTGACTGA
- a CDS encoding NUDIX domain-containing protein, with translation MAPRPPPPRPDAATDKGRSTISSDLSSPPFRPLIRATPRAFILRGEHLLVQEKNHPVKGVYYTLPGGKQEPGEDLEATLQRECLEEIGAEVTVGDLRHVADLYRAKSDGMERQHQLDLIFECTVPQSYQPMLGDHPDPHQVATRWITAEDAALLRPLYVTKLFPVGCTRVPKVYLGPHDD, from the coding sequence ATGGCACCGAGACCGCCCCCCCCGCGGCCCGATGCCGCGACAGACAAAGGACGCAGCACGATCTCCAGCGACCTTTCCTCTCCACCGTTTCGCCCGCTCATCCGCGCGACACCGCGCGCCTTCATCCTGCGCGGCGAGCACTTGCTGGTGCAGGAAAAAAACCATCCGGTGAAAGGGGTTTACTACACCTTGCCGGGCGGAAAGCAGGAGCCAGGCGAAGACCTGGAAGCGACCCTGCAACGCGAGTGCCTGGAGGAAATCGGCGCGGAGGTGACAGTTGGCGACTTGCGGCATGTAGCTGATCTCTACCGAGCGAAATCGGACGGCATGGAGCGCCAGCACCAGCTCGATCTGATCTTCGAATGCACCGTCCCGCAGAGCTATCAACCAATGCTTGGAGACCATCCGGATCCGCATCAGGTTGCCACCAGGTGGATCACCGCCGAGGACGCGGCGCTGCTACGTCCGCTTTATGTCACAAAACTGTTTCCAGTTGGCTGTACGCGGGTGCCCAAAGTCTATCTCGGGCCTCACGATGACTAA
- a CDS encoding MurR/RpiR family transcriptional regulator — MERPLLEEIRDRLDEFTATEKKAAHALMANYPMQGLGTVAQFAEAAGVSSPTILRFVGRLGFPGFAEFQKKLRSELESQLNSPLARSNNMADAPDRDPHVSQLLDNVRETFAHLPKGELTGLTKLLADERKTVHLIGGRFTDGLARYMAAHLRIVRPNVNHVAGQQGNWLDQLIGIGSKDVVVIFDIRRYQAEIIQFAEAAAQQGATVALITDSWMSPVGRIASYVLPARVAVPSPWDSSLALMAIAEVLIAGVTRENQGRAQERMRALEKLRNEIDPSTEGRAMGPDI; from the coding sequence ATGGAACGCCCCCTTCTGGAAGAGATCCGCGACCGTCTGGATGAATTCACCGCCACGGAAAAGAAGGCGGCCCATGCGCTGATGGCGAATTATCCGATGCAGGGCCTGGGCACCGTCGCCCAGTTCGCGGAAGCCGCCGGTGTCAGTTCACCAACCATCCTGCGTTTTGTCGGCAGGCTCGGATTTCCGGGCTTCGCGGAGTTCCAGAAAAAGCTGCGCAGCGAACTGGAAAGCCAGCTCAACTCTCCGCTGGCACGCAGCAACAACATGGCCGACGCACCGGACCGGGACCCCCATGTCAGCCAGCTTCTCGACAATGTGCGCGAGACGTTCGCGCATCTGCCCAAGGGCGAGCTGACCGGGCTCACAAAGCTGCTCGCCGACGAGCGCAAGACCGTGCATCTCATCGGCGGGCGCTTCACCGACGGGCTCGCCCGCTACATGGCCGCGCATCTCAGGATCGTGCGCCCCAATGTCAATCACGTCGCCGGACAGCAGGGAAACTGGCTCGACCAGCTGATCGGTATCGGTTCGAAGGACGTGGTCGTCATCTTCGACATCCGCCGCTACCAGGCAGAGATCATCCAGTTTGCCGAGGCGGCGGCCCAGCAGGGCGCCACGGTGGCGCTGATCACCGACAGCTGGATGTCCCCGGTCGGCCGGATCGCCAGCTATGTGCTGCCGGCCCGCGTCGCCGTGCCCTCCCCCTGGGACTCCTCGCTGGCCCTGATGGCCATTGCCGAAGTGCTGATCGCCGGCGTCACCCGGGAGAACCAGGGCCGTGCCCAGGAACGCATGCGCGCCCTGGAAAAACTGCGCAACGAAATCGACCCCTCGACGGAAGGGCGGGCCATGGGGCCGGATATCTGA
- a CDS encoding N-formylglutamate amidohydrolase — protein sequence MGAGLPAGEVNHAVAVENAEGAGPIVLVCDHASNFFPPPYDTSLNVSDADKKAHIAWDPGALGVARGLSKELDAPLVFTTVSRLIIDCNREENRPDLIPCLSETTEIAGNRDLSPEEKALRIDLAHRPFHTAIDEVLNLRKGKGLPSAVVSIHSFTPVYKGQSRPWEIGLIYESDRRLADPVLADLKARGDLTVGDNEPYSPADGVYYTIHRHGEERQLPCLMIEIRNDEITTPEEEARWSTLLAPVLQRAAQMVGGGAHA from the coding sequence ATGGGTGCAGGTCTCCCCGCAGGAGAAGTGAACCACGCTGTCGCGGTTGAAAATGCCGAGGGGGCAGGTCCGATCGTGCTTGTCTGCGACCATGCCTCCAACTTCTTTCCGCCTCCCTATGACACAAGCCTGAACGTCAGCGATGCCGACAAGAAAGCCCATATCGCCTGGGACCCGGGCGCGCTTGGCGTTGCCAGGGGGCTGTCGAAGGAGCTTGACGCGCCGCTCGTCTTCACAACGGTTTCCCGGCTGATCATCGACTGCAACCGGGAGGAAAACCGGCCCGACCTGATCCCGTGTCTGAGCGAAACCACCGAGATTGCCGGGAACAGGGACCTGAGCCCGGAAGAAAAGGCATTGCGCATCGATCTTGCGCACCGGCCCTTTCACACGGCGATCGACGAGGTGCTGAACCTGCGCAAGGGCAAGGGGCTGCCGAGTGCGGTCGTCTCGATCCATTCCTTCACGCCCGTCTACAAGGGCCAGTCCCGGCCGTGGGAGATCGGATTGATCTATGAGAGTGACCGGCGCCTGGCCGATCCGGTGCTGGCGGACCTGAAGGCCCGCGGCGACCTGACGGTCGGCGACAATGAGCCCTATTCGCCCGCTGATGGCGTCTATTACACGATCCACCGGCATGGAGAGGAACGGCAATTGCCCTGCCTGATGATCGAGATCCGCAACGACGAGATTACGACGCCGGAAGAGGAAGCCCGCTGGAGCACGCTGCTGGCACCGGTGCTGCAACGCGCCGCGCAGATGGTTGGGGGAGGTGCCCATGCTTAA
- a CDS encoding TRAP transporter small permease subunit, translating into MLKLACLYVRAVDGFNRGLGKVIMWGVFVMAAILLWSSISKTFFNPSLWTLEVAQFAMVAYYVLGGPYSIQMGSNVRMDLFYAEWSVQKKAWFDAFTVLLLIFYLCVLLYGALNSTAYSLGYFGKDSIGFWWDLFITFVTGGPDAAAEKLGYIERSPTAWRPYLWPVKFIMIFGFFLMLLQTVSELLKDIARIKGVSL; encoded by the coding sequence ATGCTTAAGCTGGCCTGCCTCTATGTCCGCGCCGTCGACGGGTTCAACCGCGGGCTCGGCAAGGTGATCATGTGGGGTGTCTTCGTGATGGCGGCGATTCTGTTGTGGTCGTCGATTTCCAAGACGTTCTTCAATCCGTCGCTGTGGACGCTGGAAGTCGCCCAGTTCGCCATGGTCGCCTATTACGTTCTCGGCGGCCCCTATTCGATCCAGATGGGCTCGAACGTGCGCATGGATCTCTTCTACGCCGAGTGGAGCGTGCAGAAGAAAGCCTGGTTCGACGCCTTCACCGTGCTGCTGCTGATCTTCTACCTCTGTGTCCTGCTCTATGGCGCGCTCAATTCGACAGCCTATTCGCTCGGCTATTTCGGCAAGGATTCGATCGGCTTCTGGTGGGACCTCTTCATCACCTTCGTGACCGGCGGTCCGGACGCTGCGGCTGAGAAGCTCGGCTACATCGAGCGCAGCCCGACCGCCTGGCGGCCCTATCTGTGGCCGGTCAAATTCATCATGATCTTCGGTTTCTTCCTGATGCTGCTCCAGACCGTCTCTGAACTTCTGAAAGACATTGCCCGGATCAAGGGAGTGTCTCTCTGA